A window of the Fusarium poae strain DAOMC 252244 chromosome 3, whole genome shotgun sequence genome harbors these coding sequences:
- a CDS encoding hypothetical protein (BUSCO:42133at5125) has protein sequence MSLTNCRFYEEKYPEIDSFVMVNVKQIAEMGAYVKLLEYDDIDGMILLSELSRRRIRSIQKLIRVGRNEVVVVLRVDKEKGYIDLSKRRVSPEDIVKCEERYNKSKMVHSVMIHLAKATEIPLETLYQAIAWPLNKKYGHALDAFKLSITNPEVWNDITFPDEVTAQELKTYIGKRLTPQPTKVRADVEVTCFGYEGIDAVKTALRTAEAKNTEETQVKVKLVSPPLYVLTSTCLDKSVGITRLQEAIVDIRASIEAAGGHLTVKMEPKAVTESDDAELQALMEKRERENAEVSGDESMSDSDENIPETM, from the exons ATGTCGTTAACAAACTGCCGTTTTTACGAGGAGAAGTATCCAGAGATCGACAGCTTCGTCATGGTCAATGTCAAGCAG ATCGCCGAGATGGGTGCCTACGTTAAGCTTCTAGAGTACGATGACATTGACGGCATGATTCTGCTCTCTGAGCTTTCCAGAAGACGTATCCGATCCATCCAGAAGCTCATCCGAGTTGGCCGCAACGAGGTCGTCGTGGTACTCCGTGTGGACAAAGAGAAGG GTTACATCGATCTTTCCAAGCGACGAGTCTCCCCTGAGGATATCGTTAAGTGCGAGGAGCGATACAACAAGAGCAAGATGGTCCACTCAGTCATGATCCATCTTGCCAAAGCCACCGAAATCCCCCTCGAGACTCTATACCAGGCCATTGCTTGGCCCCTGAACAAGAAATACGGCCATGCTCTCGACGCTTTCAAGCTCTCCATCAC TAACCCTGAAGTCTGGAACGACATCACCTTCCCCGACGAGGTTACCGCCCAGGAGCTTAAGACATACATCGGCAAGCGACTCACTCCCCAGCCCACCAAGGTCAGAGCCGATGTTGAGGTCACCTGCTTCGGCTACGAGGGTATCGATGCTGTCAAGACTGCTCTGCGCACAGCTGAGGCCAAGAACACTGAGGAAACccaggtcaaggtcaagcttGTGTCTCCCCCTCTTTACGTTCTCACCAGCACATGCTTGGATAAGTCTGTTGGTATCACTCGTTTGCAAGAGGCTATTGTCGATATTCGAGCCAGCATTGAGGCTGCAGGCGGTCACTTGACAGTCAAGATGGAGCCCAAGGCTGTTACCGAGAGTGATGACGCTGAGCTCCAAGCCTTGATGGAGAAGCGTGAGCGTGAGAACGCTGAGGTTAGCGGCGACGAGAGCATGAGCGACAGTGACGAGAACATTCCTGAAACCATGTAG